The proteins below are encoded in one region of Paeniglutamicibacter cryotolerans:
- a CDS encoding ABC transporter ATP-binding protein → MKKSQSPAIELRGVTKAYRGLKALDDVDLVLEGNRIYGLLGRNGAGKTTLMGILAGQGYASSGKVRVNGADPFENDGVLSRICFIRESQKYPDDFNAGQAFRAAALFFTHWDTELAARLAKDFALPLKRRIKKLSRGQLSAVGVIIGLASRAEITFFDEPYLGLDAVARQLFYDHLVADFALHPRTIVLSSHLIDEVANLLEHIILIDKGRIVLDAEADEIRGSAVTVTGAGAKVDPFIAGRRVLHRDALGSLASATIEARLDAAERARAAVLGLEISPVSLQQLVVRTALAAGNRTESDPEMEMLK, encoded by the coding sequence ATGAAGAAGAGCCAGTCACCGGCCATCGAACTTCGCGGCGTCACCAAGGCCTACCGTGGGCTCAAGGCACTGGACGACGTCGATCTGGTCCTGGAGGGGAACCGCATCTATGGGCTGCTGGGCCGCAACGGCGCCGGCAAGACGACACTGATGGGCATCCTCGCCGGCCAGGGTTATGCCAGCTCCGGAAAGGTGCGGGTCAACGGGGCCGACCCTTTCGAAAACGACGGGGTTCTTTCGCGCATCTGCTTCATCAGGGAATCGCAGAAATACCCGGACGACTTCAATGCCGGCCAGGCGTTCAGGGCCGCGGCGCTCTTCTTCACCCACTGGGACACGGAGCTTGCTGCACGGTTGGCGAAGGACTTCGCGCTGCCGCTGAAACGGCGGATCAAGAAGCTCTCGCGCGGCCAGCTCTCGGCCGTCGGGGTGATCATTGGCCTGGCCTCCCGGGCAGAGATCACGTTCTTCGACGAACCCTACCTGGGCCTGGACGCCGTGGCGCGGCAGCTGTTCTACGACCACTTGGTCGCAGACTTCGCCCTGCACCCGCGCACCATAGTGCTCTCCTCACACCTGATCGACGAGGTCGCCAACCTGCTGGAGCACATCATCCTCATCGACAAGGGGCGCATCGTGCTCGATGCCGAGGCCGATGAGATCCGCGGTTCGGCCGTCACCGTCACCGGCGCCGGGGCCAAGGTCGACCCGTTCATAGCCGGGCGCCGGGTGTTGCATCGCGACGCGCTCGGGTCCCTGGCCTCGGCGACCATCGAGGCGCGGCTCGACGCGGCAGAGCGGGCCCGGGCCGCAGTGCTGGGCCTGGAAATCTCCCCGGTCTCGCTGCAGCAGCTGGTGGTGCGCACGGCGCTCGCGGCCGGGAACAGGACTGAATCCGATCCGGAAATGGAGATGCTCAAATGA
- a CDS encoding exonuclease domain-containing protein, with translation MALDFTAIDFETANGFRGSACSVGLSRVRGGRIVEETTWLMRPPEGFDHFDPRNVQIHRITPEMVAHRPRFGELFTEMAGFIGTDVLVAHNAAFDLGVIRSALEVSELSGPAYDFACTVKLARRSYELDSYSLPFVAEAAGAPMTNHHDAGADASACASIMIDISRKCAVRSVSLAAESLQVAMGHAAAYSIGDPLSKATVDAQGWARSGHQMPLQPEWALWPQEGENPVPNPDADPANPLFGETVVFTGNLGINRQDAKDRAAQMGAQTASRVTRATTVLVAGDGFVPADLRNGRLTGKAKKVIRMREAGLPVSVLSEGEFLQMVGGAWPGTGRPAAS, from the coding sequence GTGGCTTTGGACTTTACGGCAATAGATTTCGAGACGGCTAACGGCTTCAGGGGCTCCGCCTGCAGCGTGGGACTGAGCCGGGTCCGCGGCGGGCGAATCGTCGAGGAGACGACCTGGCTGATGCGCCCGCCGGAGGGTTTCGACCATTTCGATCCGCGCAATGTGCAGATCCACCGGATCACCCCCGAAATGGTCGCTCACCGCCCGCGCTTTGGCGAACTCTTTACCGAGATGGCGGGCTTCATCGGCACCGACGTGCTCGTGGCCCACAACGCCGCGTTCGACCTCGGCGTGATCCGCTCCGCACTGGAAGTCTCCGAACTCTCCGGCCCCGCCTACGACTTCGCCTGCACGGTGAAGCTGGCGCGGCGCAGCTACGAGTTGGACTCCTACTCGCTGCCGTTCGTCGCCGAGGCGGCCGGCGCCCCGATGACCAACCACCATGATGCCGGCGCCGATGCCAGCGCCTGCGCCTCGATCATGATCGACATCTCACGCAAATGTGCCGTGCGGTCGGTGTCGCTGGCTGCCGAGTCGCTGCAGGTCGCCATGGGCCATGCGGCAGCCTATTCGATTGGGGACCCGCTCTCCAAAGCCACCGTCGACGCTCAGGGTTGGGCCCGCTCCGGCCACCAGATGCCGCTGCAGCCGGAGTGGGCGCTCTGGCCTCAGGAGGGCGAGAATCCGGTGCCGAACCCCGACGCGGACCCGGCAAACCCGCTCTTTGGAGAGACCGTGGTCTTTACCGGCAACCTCGGCATCAACCGCCAGGACGCGAAGGACCGCGCGGCGCAGATGGGCGCGCAGACGGCTAGCCGGGTCACCCGGGCCACCACTGTCCTGGTCGCCGGAGACGGATTCGTCCCGGCGGACCTGCGCAACGGACGGTTAACCGGCAAGGCGAAGAAGGTCATCAGGATGCGCGAGGCCGGGCTCCCCGTCTCGGTGCTCTCCGAAGGCGAATTCCTGCAGATGGTCGGTGGCGCCTGGCCCGGGACCGGCCGGCCCGCGGCTTCGTAG
- a CDS encoding flavin reductase family protein, with product MSVALQAAEAMPVPAICAPAPFGPDDPADHVLRCTGVRAETAEVKTYTFEPAAGDGFAWAPGQYLTLSTGLPGADASRCYSISSGSAHAAVVELTVKRLPGGPVSAWLHESILPGSLVQVHGPLGSFTPEGLGNAAGAPAPKYLFLAAGSGITPLMGITRTLLAAAASTLPDVVLLNSVHAPAELIFGQELLGIPAASGIRVEVLCSTGGTGHGRLDASLLRGLVPDLADREVYACGPAGYLAAVRTMLDDAGCDPARRHEESFALGTLPAAEPAGGPAAPSRDPATGTFSVRFERSGRTIDCPAGSFVLDAALAAGLALPSSCTLGMCGTCKSPMLSGSVDMNHAGGIRPQEIAAGKILICCSKPLEDLVIDA from the coding sequence ATGTCCGTCGCGTTGCAGGCAGCGGAGGCCATGCCGGTGCCGGCCATCTGCGCCCCTGCACCCTTCGGACCCGATGACCCGGCAGACCACGTGCTGCGCTGCACTGGAGTGCGCGCCGAGACCGCAGAGGTGAAGACGTACACGTTCGAACCGGCTGCCGGGGACGGATTCGCCTGGGCACCGGGACAGTACCTGACGCTGTCTACCGGGCTGCCCGGGGCCGATGCGTCGCGCTGCTACTCGATCAGTTCCGGCTCCGCCCACGCCGCCGTCGTGGAGCTCACCGTCAAGCGGCTTCCCGGCGGACCGGTCTCGGCCTGGCTGCACGAATCGATACTCCCGGGCTCCCTGGTGCAGGTCCATGGCCCGTTGGGTTCCTTCACCCCGGAGGGGCTCGGCAACGCTGCGGGGGCCCCGGCACCGAAATACCTGTTCCTGGCGGCGGGCTCCGGCATCACCCCGCTGATGGGCATCACCCGGACCCTGCTGGCCGCCGCGGCGAGCACGCTGCCCGACGTGGTGCTGCTCAATAGCGTGCATGCACCGGCGGAGCTGATCTTCGGCCAGGAGCTGCTGGGCATACCGGCAGCAAGCGGCATCCGCGTGGAAGTGCTGTGCAGCACCGGGGGCACCGGGCACGGGCGGCTGGATGCCTCCCTGCTGCGCGGGCTGGTTCCCGACCTGGCGGATCGCGAGGTCTACGCCTGCGGACCGGCCGGCTACCTGGCGGCGGTGCGGACGATGCTCGATGACGCCGGCTGCGATCCGGCCCGCCGACACGAGGAAAGCTTTGCCCTCGGAACCCTGCCGGCAGCGGAACCCGCAGGCGGCCCGGCGGCACCGTCCAGGGACCCGGCCACCGGCACCTTCAGCGTCCGGTTCGAGCGCAGCGGTCGCACCATCGACTGTCCGGCCGGCTCTTTCGTGCTTGACGCCGCACTGGCGGCGGGTCTCGCATTGCCGTCGTCCTGCACGTTGGGGATGTGCGGGACCTGCAAGAGCCCGATGCTCAGCGGGAGCGTGGACATGAACCACGCCGGAGGCATCCGGCCCCAGGAAATCGCGGCTGGCAAGATCCTGATCTGCTGCTCAAAGCCGCTGGAGGATCTGGTCATCGACGCCTGA
- a CDS encoding aromatic ring-hydroxylating oxygenase subunit alpha: MTTTPSRTRRAPRKPLSPELAGLIVDRVAGRSLQAPFYTSPEVFDLDIVEVFAKHWLFAATDAEIPEPGDYVTLEIGPYSVILVRDDDERVSALHNVCRHRGARILNDACGSVGNLVCGYHHWTYSTDGSLLHADSQPADFDRSPLGLRKVAVRSVAGLLFICLADEPPADFDDMATRITPYLEPHALTRTKVAAQEDLIEAGNWKLVMENNRECYHCDGHPELSCSLFPTYGYDPAQLPARLLPAHERYLRAEADLHRACAEHGLPFEEFEDLVQPLTAYRIQREPLDGAGESFTPDGSAVSRRLLGDFTEPKLGRLSMHLQPNAWFHVLSDHAVTFSVIPLAADRTLVRTTWLVHEDAVEGQDYDLEELKRVWHQTNKQDGTFVERAQLGVSSPAYEPGPYAPNEYQVEAFCSWYANRLRAGIAADPGVI, encoded by the coding sequence ATGACCACCACCCCGTCGCGTACCCGCCGCGCACCACGCAAGCCGCTATCCCCCGAGCTGGCCGGGCTCATCGTCGACCGGGTCGCGGGCAGGAGCCTTCAGGCCCCGTTCTACACCTCGCCCGAGGTCTTCGACCTGGACATCGTCGAGGTGTTCGCCAAGCACTGGCTCTTTGCCGCGACAGACGCCGAAATCCCGGAGCCCGGCGACTATGTCACCCTCGAGATCGGCCCGTATTCGGTGATCCTGGTCCGCGATGACGACGAGCGGGTCTCCGCGCTGCACAACGTCTGCCGGCACCGCGGTGCCCGCATCCTGAACGATGCCTGCGGATCGGTCGGCAACCTGGTCTGCGGCTACCACCACTGGACCTACTCCACCGATGGTTCGCTGCTCCACGCCGACTCGCAGCCGGCAGACTTCGACCGCTCCCCGCTGGGCCTGCGCAAAGTGGCTGTGCGCTCGGTGGCCGGGCTGCTGTTCATCTGCCTGGCCGACGAGCCACCGGCTGACTTCGACGACATGGCCACCCGCATCACCCCGTACCTCGAACCGCACGCACTGACACGCACGAAGGTCGCCGCGCAGGAGGACCTGATCGAGGCGGGCAACTGGAAGCTGGTGATGGAGAACAACCGTGAGTGCTACCACTGCGACGGCCATCCGGAGCTCTCCTGCTCGCTGTTCCCGACCTATGGATACGATCCCGCGCAGCTGCCCGCCCGGCTGCTCCCGGCACACGAACGCTATCTGCGCGCCGAGGCCGACCTGCACCGTGCCTGCGCCGAGCACGGACTTCCGTTCGAGGAGTTCGAGGACCTGGTTCAGCCGCTGACTGCTTACCGGATCCAACGTGAACCGCTCGATGGCGCCGGTGAATCATTTACCCCCGATGGCTCGGCCGTCTCGCGCCGGCTGCTGGGCGATTTCACCGAACCCAAGCTGGGCCGGTTGTCGATGCACCTGCAACCCAATGCCTGGTTCCACGTCCTCTCCGACCACGCAGTGACGTTCTCGGTGATCCCGCTGGCGGCCGACCGGACGCTGGTGCGGACCACTTGGCTGGTCCACGAGGACGCGGTCGAGGGGCAGGACTACGACCTGGAGGAGCTGAAGCGGGTCTGGCACCAGACCAACAAGCAGGACGGCACCTTCGTGGAACGCGCCCAGCTCGGTGTTTCCAGCCCGGCCTACGAGCCGGGCCCGTATGCACCCAATGAGTACCAGGTAGAGGCGTTCTGCTCCTGGTATGCCAACCGGCTGCGCGCCGGCATTGCAGCCGATCCCGGGGTGATCTGA
- a CDS encoding oxidoreductase, producing the protein MRINDPLLDGFEIRHLKLRNRIVSTSHEPAYSQDGMPTDRYRAYHVERARGGAGLLMIGGSAVVSPDSPPAFGNLQLHRQEITGWLRRLTEEVHAEGAAVMCQITHLGRRTSNYAGDWLPAIYPSAMREPAHRSFPKVAEPWDLKRVINDYAAAAVRCRDSGMDGIEIQSYGHFMDAFLSPATNDRTDEWGGSFENRMAFPRAVIQAVRAAVGPQFILGIRMAMDEDREGGLGREEALEALRHYVCDGIDFLSVIKGSIESDATLAKVIPSMGTASAPFLDFAGGIKAAVDIPVMHASRIADIATARHAVGSGLLDLVGMTRAQIADPHLVAKLMAGAEERIRPCVGANYCLDSIYASGDAKCIHNPATGRELTLSHTVPPAAAPRKKAVVVGAGPAGLEAARVLGERGHDVVVLEAADAPGGQVLIAASSPRRRDLQGIIDWRVAEAAQAGVQFRYGVYADRQTVLAEDPDVVLIATGGMPNTSFLARGADLVADCWDVLGQLGTAPETVLVFDDNGAEPGMDAAESLAVAGARVELVTPERMLAPEIGSMNSPAYLRAFSEHDVTITLAHRLRSVTREPDGRFTAVLYSEYSGLESTRTVDLVVVEHGTLPNDELYFELLADSSNAGEVDQRALLAGLGQPRAEGSAGFALFRIGDAVSSRNIHAAIYDALRLCLPM; encoded by the coding sequence ATGCGCATCAACGATCCCCTGTTGGATGGCTTCGAGATCAGGCACCTGAAGCTGCGCAACAGGATAGTGAGCACTTCCCACGAACCGGCCTACTCGCAGGACGGGATGCCCACCGACCGCTACCGCGCCTACCACGTGGAGCGGGCCCGGGGAGGCGCGGGCCTGCTGATGATCGGCGGCTCCGCCGTGGTCTCTCCCGACAGCCCGCCGGCTTTCGGGAACCTGCAGCTGCATCGCCAGGAGATCACCGGCTGGCTACGCAGGCTCACCGAGGAGGTCCATGCCGAGGGAGCCGCCGTCATGTGCCAGATCACCCACCTGGGCCGGCGCACCAGCAACTACGCCGGCGACTGGCTGCCCGCGATCTATCCCTCGGCGATGCGCGAACCGGCCCACCGTTCCTTCCCGAAGGTCGCCGAGCCCTGGGACCTCAAACGCGTGATCAACGACTATGCGGCGGCCGCTGTGCGCTGCCGCGACTCCGGCATGGACGGCATCGAGATCCAGTCCTACGGACACTTCATGGACGCGTTCCTCTCCCCTGCCACCAACGACCGTACCGATGAATGGGGCGGCAGCTTCGAAAACCGGATGGCGTTCCCCCGGGCGGTGATCCAGGCGGTGCGCGCCGCCGTGGGACCTCAATTCATCCTCGGCATCCGCATGGCCATGGACGAGGACCGCGAGGGCGGGCTGGGGCGCGAGGAGGCGCTGGAGGCGCTGCGCCACTATGTGTGCGACGGCATCGACTTCTTGTCGGTGATCAAGGGCAGCATCGAGTCCGATGCCACGCTCGCGAAGGTCATCCCGTCGATGGGCACCGCCTCGGCCCCGTTCCTGGACTTCGCCGGGGGGATCAAGGCGGCGGTGGACATCCCGGTCATGCACGCCTCGCGGATAGCCGACATCGCCACGGCGCGCCATGCCGTGGGCAGCGGGCTGCTGGACCTGGTCGGGATGACCCGCGCGCAGATCGCCGACCCGCACCTGGTAGCCAAGCTGATGGCCGGGGCGGAGGAGCGGATCCGCCCCTGCGTGGGAGCCAACTACTGCCTGGATTCGATCTACGCCTCCGGGGACGCCAAGTGCATCCACAACCCGGCGACCGGCCGCGAGCTGACGCTTTCGCACACGGTGCCCCCGGCCGCTGCACCGCGGAAGAAGGCCGTGGTCGTCGGCGCCGGACCGGCCGGGCTCGAGGCCGCCAGGGTGCTCGGCGAGCGCGGCCATGACGTGGTGGTGCTGGAGGCCGCCGACGCACCCGGCGGGCAGGTGCTGATCGCCGCCTCGTCGCCGCGCCGACGGGACCTGCAGGGCATCATCGACTGGCGCGTGGCCGAGGCCGCCCAGGCCGGGGTCCAGTTCCGTTACGGCGTGTACGCGGATCGGCAGACGGTGCTTGCCGAGGATCCCGATGTGGTGCTGATCGCGACCGGCGGCATGCCGAACACCTCCTTCCTGGCCCGGGGGGCCGATCTGGTTGCCGACTGCTGGGACGTGCTCGGCCAGCTTGGCACGGCCCCGGAAACGGTGCTGGTCTTCGACGACAACGGGGCCGAGCCGGGCATGGACGCCGCCGAGTCGCTGGCCGTCGCCGGGGCCCGGGTGGAGCTGGTCACCCCCGAACGCATGCTGGCCCCCGAGATCGGCTCCATGAACTCCCCGGCCTACCTGCGCGCCTTCTCCGAACACGATGTCACGATCACCTTGGCGCACCGGCTGCGCTCGGTGACCCGGGAACCGGACGGCCGCTTCACCGCGGTGCTGTACAGCGAATACTCGGGGCTGGAGAGCACGCGCACGGTGGACCTCGTGGTCGTCGAGCACGGGACGCTGCCCAACGACGAGCTCTACTTCGAGTTGCTCGCCGATTCGTCCAACGCCGGGGAGGTCGACCAGCGGGCGCTGCTGGCGGGCCTTGGGCAACCGCGCGCCGAAGGCTCGGCCGGCTTTGCGTTGTTCCGGATCGGGGACGCGGTGTCCAGCCGAAACATCCATGCCGCCATCTACGACGCGCTGCGATTATGCCTGCCCATGTAG
- a CDS encoding LysR family transcriptional regulator → MIDSRLHVLRVLASHGTVTATARALHYTPSAVSHQLRGLSEDLGVELLVPAGRGVKLTPAARILLAHADELFARWEHIRGLLGTGAPGAAGVLRLAGFSTAAAALLPPVVSALRTARPELQVRIIEADPAECFELLLADDADLAVIVATGTTPQASDSRFDQDFLVDDPLELLVPEGHRLAERPGVALAETAEERWIVDRPGRPHRQLVFSSCAEAGFTPVIAHEAAEWDTGAALVAAGFGVCLVPRLARLPAGYGIRRVPLLGDPAPSRHIRTVVRSGSGAQPLLAQALGVLGDTAAAARRITGGSGGAG, encoded by the coding sequence ATGATTGATTCGCGGCTCCACGTGCTGAGGGTGTTGGCATCCCACGGCACCGTCACCGCCACCGCCAGGGCCTTGCACTACACGCCCTCTGCCGTTTCCCACCAGCTCAGAGGGCTTTCCGAGGACCTCGGAGTGGAGCTGCTGGTGCCCGCCGGGCGCGGAGTGAAGCTGACGCCCGCCGCCCGGATCCTCCTGGCCCACGCCGATGAGCTGTTCGCCCGCTGGGAACACATCCGCGGGCTGCTCGGCACCGGGGCACCGGGCGCCGCCGGCGTGCTGCGGCTCGCCGGATTCTCCACCGCCGCGGCCGCCCTGCTGCCGCCGGTGGTCAGCGCGCTGCGCACCGCCCGGCCGGAACTTCAGGTGCGGATCATCGAGGCCGATCCGGCCGAATGCTTCGAGCTGCTCTTGGCCGACGACGCGGATCTGGCGGTCATCGTCGCGACCGGCACCACGCCGCAGGCATCGGACAGTCGGTTTGACCAGGACTTCCTGGTCGATGACCCGCTGGAGCTGCTGGTGCCCGAGGGGCACCGGCTGGCGGAGCGGCCCGGGGTGGCGCTGGCCGAGACCGCGGAGGAACGCTGGATCGTGGACCGCCCCGGGCGGCCACACCGGCAACTGGTGTTCAGTTCCTGCGCCGAGGCGGGGTTCACCCCGGTGATCGCCCACGAGGCGGCGGAGTGGGATACCGGTGCGGCCCTGGTGGCGGCGGGATTCGGTGTCTGCCTGGTGCCGCGGTTGGCGAGGCTCCCGGCCGGCTACGGCATCCGGAGGGTACCGCTGCTCGGGGACCCGGCCCCGTCACGCCATATCCGCACCGTGGTGCGCAGCGGCAGCGGTGCGCAGCCGCTGCTGGCCCAGGCCCTGGGGGTGCTCGGCGATACAGCAGCCGCAGCACGCCGGATCACCGGAGGATCCGGTGGCGCCGGTTAG
- a CDS encoding ADP-ribosylglycohydrolase family protein yields the protein MTDSRALVPTADFSDRVLAVLAAGALGAGAGSDATGPGESETLALFIMDGLLEAIEWANEGVASDETACMWLAGLRWYKAVTGAFPLSAPEPLTRWIDDELGALGPIGSPADPRSRSGLDSAQMSSTGRRVFPDADGPGVLPRAAAIALLPRVDAETTSRLASGAAALTHGTDAAHGAASLAALMVRSGIEADMAAVTRWTSMLDGSGQHGPAMAALRRAVAVASAALSAGGPSGTRLPAALNASIAAGAGPDEASFTAALIASVLGTQALPAGWEASLSIAPLVTGMHARWLAATGS from the coding sequence GTGACTGATTCCCGCGCCCTCGTGCCCACCGCCGATTTTTCCGACCGCGTGCTGGCAGTGCTTGCCGCCGGCGCCCTGGGGGCCGGGGCCGGTTCCGATGCCACCGGCCCGGGTGAGTCCGAGACCCTTGCCCTGTTCATCATGGACGGGCTGCTCGAAGCCATCGAGTGGGCCAACGAGGGTGTCGCCTCGGATGAAACCGCCTGCATGTGGCTCGCCGGGCTGCGCTGGTACAAGGCGGTGACCGGTGCGTTCCCGCTCTCCGCCCCCGAACCGCTGACGCGCTGGATCGATGACGAGCTCGGCGCTTTGGGCCCCATCGGTTCCCCGGCCGACCCCCGCTCACGCTCCGGACTGGACTCTGCGCAGATGTCCAGCACCGGGCGCCGCGTCTTCCCCGACGCCGACGGGCCCGGCGTCCTGCCTCGCGCCGCCGCCATCGCGCTGCTGCCGCGCGTCGATGCCGAAACCACGTCCCGGCTGGCCTCCGGTGCCGCGGCTCTGACCCACGGCACGGATGCCGCGCACGGAGCCGCGTCACTGGCGGCGCTGATGGTGCGCTCCGGCATCGAAGCGGACATGGCCGCCGTGACCCGGTGGACGTCGATGCTCGATGGCAGCGGGCAGCACGGACCGGCCATGGCCGCACTGCGCCGGGCGGTCGCCGTGGCCAGCGCCGCGTTGTCGGCCGGCGGGCCGTCCGGGACCCGGCTCCCCGCCGCTCTGAATGCCTCGATCGCAGCAGGCGCGGGTCCGGACGAGGCCTCCTTCACCGCAGCGCTTATCGCCTCGGTGCTTGGCACCCAGGCCCTGCCGGCCGGGTGGGAAGCCTCCCTGTCCATCGCTCCCCTGGTTACCGGCATGCACGCACGCTGGCTGGCGGCAACGGGCTCCTAA
- a CDS encoding exonuclease SbcCD subunit D produces the protein MRILHTSDWHLGRSFHGAGLLAAQGHFIDRLIETVLEHRVDLVLISGDVYDRALPNVDAVALFDTALGRLRAAGAAVVATSGNHDSALRLGFGSSLMEAAGVFLRTRIEDLDVPAVFAADGFELLVYGLPYLEPRMVAEALGVTEPGHPPVIRAALERVRADWAERRAAADRPVHAIVMAHVFAAGGEPAESERALSIGGLDIVPVPYFTDFDYAALGHLHGRQKLADNVRYSGSPIPYSFSEAGHTKGALLLEFDADGLGEVQPIDWPAAKPLAVLRGHLEELLADPDLAPAEAAWCQITLTDTDRPAAAIERLRTRFPDTLALNFEPEGRAEPQHASYGERLAAAATPLQVCAGFVDHVRQRPADAAETALLERVLADATAAAVTR, from the coding sequence ATGCGTATCCTGCACACCTCCGACTGGCACCTGGGCCGTTCCTTCCACGGTGCCGGGTTGCTCGCCGCCCAGGGGCACTTCATCGACCGGCTCATCGAGACGGTCCTCGAGCACCGGGTTGACCTGGTTCTGATCAGCGGTGATGTCTATGACCGGGCGCTGCCCAACGTCGATGCCGTCGCCTTGTTCGACACGGCGCTGGGGCGGCTGCGCGCTGCCGGAGCCGCCGTCGTGGCCACCAGCGGCAACCACGACTCGGCGCTGCGCCTGGGCTTCGGTTCCTCCCTGATGGAGGCCGCCGGAGTGTTCCTGCGCACCCGGATCGAGGACCTCGACGTGCCCGCCGTTTTCGCCGCCGACGGGTTCGAGCTGCTGGTCTACGGGCTGCCCTACCTGGAACCGCGCATGGTCGCCGAGGCGCTGGGCGTCACGGAGCCCGGGCACCCGCCGGTCATCAGGGCGGCGCTGGAGCGGGTCCGCGCCGACTGGGCCGAACGCCGGGCTGCGGCGGATCGCCCGGTGCATGCCATCGTCATGGCGCACGTCTTCGCCGCCGGTGGAGAACCGGCCGAAAGCGAACGCGCGCTGAGCATCGGCGGGCTGGACATCGTCCCGGTGCCCTACTTCACCGACTTCGACTACGCGGCGCTCGGGCACCTGCACGGGCGCCAGAAGCTCGCGGACAACGTGCGTTACAGCGGATCGCCGATTCCCTACTCCTTCTCCGAGGCCGGGCACACCAAGGGAGCGCTGCTGCTGGAGTTCGATGCCGACGGGCTGGGGGAGGTCCAGCCGATCGACTGGCCCGCCGCCAAGCCGCTGGCGGTGCTGCGCGGGCACCTCGAGGAACTGCTCGCCGATCCGGACCTGGCCCCTGCCGAGGCCGCCTGGTGCCAGATCACGCTCACCGATACGGACCGCCCGGCGGCGGCGATCGAACGCCTGCGCACCCGTTTTCCCGACACCCTGGCGCTGAACTTCGAACCCGAGGGCCGCGCCGAACCCCAACACGCCAGCTACGGCGAACGCCTCGCCGCAGCCGCCACGCCGCTGCAGGTCTGCGCCGGCTTCGTCGACCACGTGCGCCAGCGCCCCGCCGATGCAGCCGAAACCGCCTTGCTTGAGCGCGTCCTGGCCGACGCTACGGCAGCGGCGGTGACCCGATGA